Sequence from the Serinus canaria isolate serCan28SL12 chromosome 24, serCan2020, whole genome shotgun sequence genome:
TTTTGGCAGCTCATCCTGctgggattggggttgggaGTTTTAAATCCTGGGGGGCTGATGCCAAGGATGCCATGCCCGCCCCCTTCTCCCATTTGTATGGCACTGGTGGGCACAGTGGTGCTGTGTGTGGAGATGGAGAGGGGTTCCAAGATAACATCACATTCCCAGGACCTGCATTGCTCCCTCTCCCATgtgctttgggttttggggAGCTGTATGCCTCCTCTGGGGTCTCACAGGGACCCCCGGCACCCATGGCAAGTGGTTTGCAGGCTGTGTGagacagcccagccccacaggtaGGAGCTGAGAGGCCTGGGTTTCACTCCTGGCCCTGAACACACAGTCTGAATTGTggttaaaaaaatccacagactGAGCTGGATTCTGCATCCTCGTTACTATGGCAGCCCAggaccagcacagctggctcctgGGCCAGTTACTTGGTGCTGGAAAAAGCCCAGATCCTGGTCTGCCATTGCCCAGATAATTAACTGCCTGCTCTTCTCCCCTTGACTAGAACCAAAGCCTGGAGTGGAAATGATGGGAAAAGCCTCACGGGACTCACTCGGCTCTGCCTGACCCagaaggaggcagcaggcaggaatcCCGTGATCCCAGGATCCACTTTTCTGACACAGCTCtactgcagcagccaggctgaacCCACATGTGCTTCCTGCACCTGGCCTTTCTCTACTTATGTACAATTGTCCAACAAAAAAGGGTTAAACAATCAATATTTTGTGCAGAACTTCTTGGGTCTCTTATTTTAAGTGCTGGGTGCTACGCTGTGCCTATTCCACACAAATTTCCCAGGTCTTCTGGCAAGAAGTGGGGCATGGAGGATTAGAAACACtcatctgaaggaaaaaaaaagatccagGAATAAAATGAGAGATCCAGGAATAAATGAGTTGGTTTATTAACTTTTTATTAAGAGAGGGAGGTGGAAGACACTCACAgccctccacagctccctgtcccagcccagtgTTAGTGTTTGGCCATGGTTTTTTGGCAgagctcctctctcctcctctccaccctgcagctggaagctgATCCCTTGATCCTGTGAGAACCCTACCCTGGGGATTGGCGGTCTATGCCCAGAGAAATGGGTTGTCTGGGGGGCCAGGATAAGCTCCATAGGTaagggagcagcagtgaggggtTCAGCTCCCATTGGTgtgtcctgctgcttctccttacataatttttcatatatttaattGTAAATtggcttttcccccttcccccacccTGTAGCCTTGGCTTAGTCCACAGAGGAGCTGAAAACTTGTTTAATTAATAAGGTAGTAATGAAATCTCTGATTCCCTGGCTTGGGAAGGGACAGTGCCAGGAGCCATGAATGCTTTGCCAGAGGTCTGAGCTCACTCATCTTCCTTATTTAGGGGGAACCCGGAGCcggggaggagcagcagctccctcccttcagcagtgctccctgcagggagggtgtCCAGCAGGAAGGGGGGtgcaggcagcccctgggggtTGTAGAAGGGGCAGGCCTGGTACTCACAGGGCCACTCAGCCCAGGCATAGCGCAGGCCCAGCACCAGCGTCCTGCAACCACTCAGGGCCAGTGTCACCGTCCGGGaccccactgccaccactggtgccagcagccactggcatggggaggcctggctggagcagcacacctggggaggggagaaaccCCCATCAGTGTTGCCTTCCCATTTGCAGCTCTTTAGAGAGGATATCCCACTCCTCACCTCAAATGCCTGTGCATCCCTCTGACGCCAGATGAGCTCCTGGCTGTAGGTGACATTCAGCAGTCCCCTGGTCACCTCCAGGACAGCCCGGGTAGGAAATGGTCCCTGGAACACGAGGCCCTTGTCCCCATAGGCCACAGCCATGGCACCCAGCAGCAGTCGGTGAGCAACGTTCTGCTTGTCCCGGGGATGGATACTGcccaggaagaggaggaagatggaGCTGAAACCCAAAAACTCCATCCCTACCCCCTCACCCTAGCCCAGGACTCACCTGCCATAGGGAGAGTGCTCATCACCCAGATCCATAGCTACAGCCATGAAAGTGCTGGGCATCCTGGCATTGGGAACAACCCCCAGGTCGGCTGTCTGGTGCCAGCGGAGCCGGGCGAAGCTGTCGTCTGCACTCCCACGGCGGTATGTGGACAGCTGTGAGGCACAACGGAAATGGGGGAGTGGCTCAGATCCCCAAACTGGCCACTATGGTCCCTGCCAGGGATTTTCAGCACTTGGCAGGATGCATATGTGTTTACAGCATCCTCTCTCTGAGCATCCCCCAAGGACAATGAGGGATGTCACCCCTCTCACCCCCTGACACCTGCACAAAGCCAAAGGGGAGAAGTGGCTCCGTCTGTCTGGCTGATCCGGTGTGGAATGCCCAGCGCCAGTCAGCAATGAGTGCAGGGAAGGTGCAGTTGTACTGGTCAGTGTTCAGGAAGGTATTGGCCTCACCTGTCCTCCAGAAAGAAGGGCTGGTGAGAGCTTGGTGGGACAGTGGGGGCTGCTCCACCCCAGGGGATAGAAATGGGGGCTCACCCTGGTACCAAGCAACACCCCGTAGGGTCATGTTGAGCAGTGGGTGGACCATGGCATTCCAGAGCACGGAAGGTATTTGTGGGCCAGAGAGATGCTGATGTGGGGAGGTGCTGGAAGACAAAGCTAGGTTTAAGGGGGGCGCAAAGCACAAGGCAGCCTTTGGGTTAAAGCAAGCACCACGGCAAAGGGAGATCTGGGGtccctctcttctccctttACCCACCCAGATATGAGTGCTTATGCTCTTGGCATGGGAGGGGTTTTTATCCAGAGGGGGTATAATGATGCATAGAGGGGGCTGTGaggctctgggagaggaggtggggtgggaagggatgagGATACTCCCCAAAAGCAGCATGGTACAGGGCAGGAGGTGTTTCCACAGCACCTTCTCTCACCTCCCCGTGTCCTCTGGGAGCCCACATGCCTTCAGAACCCGGTGGGAGGACCAGGCCTCGATGGGGGTCCCCCCCCAGGCCACCTCCACCAGCCCGATGGGGGACCCCAGAGCATCATACAGGGAGCGCCCCAACAGCCAGCACACGGCTGAGAAGTAGGTGAAATTCCCATGGCCCAGGTTTTCTGCTCAAGAAACAGCAGGCTGCAAAGagaaacaatgggaaaaaaaccatttccAAGCTCTCTTTTGGAGGCCCATTGTACTCACCAGCTGTTGGAATGGACCACGGCAAATCAATCTGCTCCAGGTCCTCCAGCTCCACACTGGAGCGGGCAGGCGCTGCAGCAAAGATACGGACGTAGGGATAGCGAGCGGCGGCGGCAAGCTCCTGGCTGGCATTGGCCACCTGAAGAAGGGCCAGGAGCATGCAAGGCAATTCCCTGCCTGATCCCTACCTGGTCCTGC
This genomic interval carries:
- the SIAE gene encoding sialate O-acetylesterase; the encoded protein is MAAWALLALLALAPAAAGGLLSFASYYGDHMVLQQKPSGAVVWGHGELGAMVTLTLSGASGLVIMEKTAQVKGPSGTWTIVLEPMDRGGPYALTAEQGLENVTLRDIYFGDVWLCSGQSNMAMTVLQVANASQELAAAARYPYVRIFAAAPARSSVELEDLEQIDLPWSIPTAENLGHGNFTYFSAVCWLLGRSLYDALGSPIGLVEVAWGGTPIEAWSSHRVLKACGLPEDTGSTSPHQHLSGPQIPSVLWNAMVHPLLNMTLRGVAWYQGEANTFLNTDQYNCTFPALIADWRWAFHTGSARQTEPLLPFGFVQLSTYRRGSADDSFARLRWHQTADLGVVPNARMPSTFMAVAMDLGDEHSPYGSIHPRDKQNVAHRLLLGAMAVAYGDKGLVFQGPFPTRAVLEVTRGLLNVTYSQELIWRQRDAQAFEVCCSSQASPCQWLLAPVVAVGSRTVTLALSGCRTLVLGLRYAWAEWPCEYQACPFYNPQGLPAPPFLLDTLPAGSTAEGRELLLLPGSGFPLNKEDE